In a genomic window of Streptomyces sp. NBC_01231:
- a CDS encoding alginate lyase family protein — MSRTSPHKHIQQSELSRRGLFRTAGGLTAAVALGSTFAATTADAAPGTFTHPGMLHNAGDINRAKVRVAAGTDPWLSGWNKLTANSHSQSTWTANPQATVYRGSGYPENYGILYNDIAAAYQNALRWQVAGTTANGDCAVRILNAWANTLTSIQGNADRFLAAGIYGWEFANAAELMRGYAGFDLNKFKQMMLNVFYPLNNQFLTGHNDACITNYWANWDLCNMASVLAIGILCDDGAKYDQAVNYFKSGAGNGSIQHAVPFLYPNVGGYDLGQWQESGRDQGHTMMGMGQMGAICEMAWNQGEDLYSYDGRRFMKAAQYVAKYNLGSDVPFTTYTWGTGQSCAQSSQTVISADSRGQVRPVWAMLHYHYGRRLLLDDQYISQMCFSVAPEGGGGDYGSTSGGYDQLGFGTLMYAK, encoded by the coding sequence ATGAGCCGCACTTCCCCCCACAAGCACATCCAGCAATCCGAGTTGAGCCGCCGCGGTCTGTTCAGGACCGCCGGCGGTCTCACCGCCGCAGTCGCCCTGGGCAGCACGTTCGCCGCCACCACGGCGGACGCGGCGCCCGGCACCTTCACCCACCCCGGCATGCTGCACAACGCCGGCGACATCAACCGCGCCAAGGTCAGGGTCGCCGCGGGTACCGACCCCTGGCTGTCCGGCTGGAACAAACTGACCGCCAACTCCCACTCCCAGTCCACCTGGACGGCCAACCCACAGGCCACGGTCTACCGCGGATCGGGCTACCCCGAGAACTACGGCATCCTCTACAACGACATCGCCGCCGCCTACCAGAACGCCCTGCGCTGGCAGGTCGCCGGCACCACCGCGAACGGGGACTGCGCCGTGCGCATCCTCAACGCCTGGGCGAACACGCTCACGTCCATCCAGGGCAACGCCGACCGGTTCCTCGCCGCCGGGATCTACGGCTGGGAATTCGCCAACGCCGCCGAACTCATGCGCGGCTACGCGGGGTTCGACCTCAACAAGTTCAAGCAGATGATGCTGAACGTCTTCTACCCGCTCAACAACCAGTTCCTGACCGGTCACAACGACGCCTGCATCACCAACTACTGGGCCAACTGGGACCTGTGCAACATGGCCTCCGTCCTGGCCATCGGGATCCTGTGCGACGACGGCGCCAAGTACGACCAGGCCGTCAACTACTTCAAGTCCGGCGCCGGCAACGGCTCCATCCAGCACGCCGTCCCGTTCCTCTACCCGAACGTCGGCGGCTACGATCTCGGCCAGTGGCAGGAGTCCGGCCGCGACCAGGGCCACACCATGATGGGCATGGGCCAGATGGGCGCGATCTGCGAGATGGCCTGGAACCAGGGCGAGGACCTGTACTCGTACGACGGCCGCCGCTTCATGAAGGCCGCCCAGTACGTCGCCAAGTACAACCTCGGCAGCGACGTGCCCTTCACCACCTACACCTGGGGCACCGGACAGAGCTGCGCCCAGTCGTCCCAGACGGTGATCTCCGCCGACTCCCGCGGCCAGGTCCGCCCGGTGTGGGCGATGCTCCACTACCACTACGGCCGGCGTCTGCTCCTCGACGACCAGTACATCTCCCAGATGTGCTTCTCGGTGGCGCCCGAGGGCGGGGGAGGTGACTACGGCTCCACCAGCGGCGGCTACGACCAGCTCGGCTTCGGCACGCTGATGTACGCGAAGTAG
- a CDS encoding carboxylesterase family protein gives MPAADQTDPVVRTPYGAVRGRYERGVAVFRGIPYAAPPFGPRRFRPPVEPEPWDGVRDAGSFGPTAPKPPYSDAFAQYLSDPVVPGDDCLNLNVWTPEPGPGARLPVVVWLHGGALTRGSSAVPVYDGHSFARDGVVLVSVNYRLGVEGYGLFPDVPANPGLRDQLAALRWVRASIAAFGGDPDRVTLAGQSAGAISAGALVAAPQARGLFRRAVLQSGPPEVSDRDKVRRMVRRMATRLRIPATAAAFAAVDRELLLRTQAEVGRRSSPVVGGPAFGIVVDGDLVPRDPFAALVEGDVAQDVDLMVGWTRDEYRLWLVPGGLLERVDRLGAVALAGAMARCHCGPEVPRGYRSLYPDARPAEIVGQMVTDHLLRLPLHRLADARPDHTYVYEFAWPSLLPDLGSCHALELGFVFDTGEAPESARLAGWGAPPDLADAMHGAWVRFATDGDPGWQHWDDSHPVHVFGDGAPHIAYGPRDPALAVWTADAAAREAEAEAVAEPDPVASGWAARRAEPQSVVRRLRLPGRVRRP, from the coding sequence ATGCCGGCAGCGGACCAGACGGACCCAGTGGTCAGGACGCCGTACGGAGCCGTGCGCGGCCGATACGAACGCGGCGTCGCGGTGTTCCGGGGCATCCCGTACGCGGCCCCGCCCTTCGGACCCCGGCGGTTCAGGCCGCCGGTGGAGCCCGAGCCCTGGGACGGCGTGCGCGACGCGGGCTCCTTCGGGCCGACGGCACCGAAACCGCCGTACTCGGACGCCTTCGCGCAGTACCTGTCCGACCCGGTCGTGCCGGGCGACGACTGCCTCAACCTGAACGTGTGGACACCCGAGCCGGGCCCAGGGGCCCGGCTCCCGGTGGTGGTGTGGCTGCACGGCGGCGCCCTGACCCGGGGCTCGTCGGCCGTCCCCGTGTACGACGGGCACTCCTTCGCCCGCGACGGCGTAGTCCTGGTGTCGGTCAACTACCGGCTCGGAGTGGAGGGCTACGGCCTCTTCCCGGACGTCCCCGCCAACCCCGGCCTGCGCGACCAGCTCGCCGCGCTGCGGTGGGTGCGCGCATCGATCGCGGCCTTCGGCGGCGACCCCGACCGGGTCACCCTGGCCGGTCAGTCCGCCGGGGCGATCAGCGCCGGCGCCCTGGTGGCGGCCCCGCAGGCCAGGGGCCTGTTCCGGCGGGCCGTCCTGCAGAGCGGGCCACCCGAGGTGAGCGACCGGGACAAGGTACGTCGGATGGTGCGCCGCATGGCGACCCGGCTGAGGATCCCAGCCACCGCCGCCGCCTTCGCCGCGGTGGACCGCGAGCTGTTGCTGCGCACCCAGGCCGAGGTGGGCAGGCGAAGCAGCCCGGTGGTCGGCGGGCCCGCCTTCGGGATCGTCGTCGACGGCGACCTCGTGCCGCGCGACCCCTTCGCCGCCCTTGTCGAGGGGGACGTGGCGCAGGACGTCGACCTGATGGTGGGCTGGACCCGCGACGAGTACCGGCTGTGGCTGGTCCCGGGCGGGCTCCTGGAGCGCGTCGACAGGCTCGGCGCGGTCGCGCTGGCCGGCGCCATGGCCCGCTGTCACTGCGGCCCCGAGGTGCCCCGCGGCTACCGCTCCCTGTACCCCGACGCCCGCCCCGCCGAGATCGTCGGCCAGATGGTCACCGACCACCTGCTGCGCCTCCCGCTGCACCGCCTGGCCGACGCCCGCCCCGACCACACGTACGTCTACGAGTTCGCCTGGCCCTCCCTGCTGCCCGACCTCGGCTCCTGCCACGCCCTTGAGCTGGGTTTCGTCTTCGACACCGGGGAGGCCCCCGAATCGGCCAGGCTCGCCGGCTGGGGTGCTCCGCCAGACCTGGCCGACGCCATGCACGGGGCGTGGGTGCGCTTCGCCACCGACGGGGACCCGGGCTGGCAGCACTGGGACGACTCCCACCCGGTTCATGTCTTCGGCGACGGTGCGCCGCATATCGCATACGGTCCACGAGATCCGGCGCTGGCGGTGTGGACGGCGGACGCCGCCGCCCGGGAGGCCGAGGCCGAGGCCGTGGCGGAGCCGGATCCGGTCGCTTCCGGCTGGGCGGCGCGCCGTGCGGAGCCGCAGTCGGTCGTGCGGCGTCTGCGCCTCCCCGGTCGGGTCCGCCGGCCGTGA